Proteins from a genomic interval of Arachis hypogaea cultivar Tifrunner chromosome 10, arahy.Tifrunner.gnm2.J5K5, whole genome shotgun sequence:
- the LOC140175785 gene encoding putative disease resistance RPP13-like protein 1, which produces MAAARMGGALLSAYVQVAFCGLQALQSKFLTELPEEIRMLVNLRHLDISGTQLHEIPPQIARLENLQTLSGFVGKLCISKLQNIVDPCDASQANMKKKEQIEDQSLEWDSCTAQESQHLVLEHLQPSTNLNKLTIKFYGGTWFPNCLGDSSFANMVYLCIPSCHYCSLLPPVGQLHNLKELIIFDIIPVKTIGPEFYGCCSPSFQRFPS; this is translated from the exons atggctgctgctagGATGGGAGGGGCATTACTCTCTGCTTATGTTCAG GTTGCCTTCTGTGGTTTGCAAGCTCTACAATCTAAGTTTCTCACTGAATTACCTGAGGAGATACGAATGTTGGTGAATCTTCGCCACCTCGACATTAGTGGAACTCAATTGCATGAGATACCGCCACAAATAGCAAGACTAGAAAATCTCCAAACTTTATCTGGGTTTGTT GGGAAGCTCTGCATTTCAAAGCTACAAAACATTGTTGACCCCTGTGATGCTTCACAAGCCAAtatgaagaagaaagaacaaaTTGAAGATCAATCATTAGAATGGGATAGCTGCACTGCTCAAGAGTCCCAACATCTTGTATTGGAGCACCTGCAGCCTTCAACAAACTTGAACAAACTAACCATCAAATTCTATGGTGGAACCTGGTTTCCGAATTGCTTAGGTGATTCCTCATTTGCAAACATGGTGTATTTGTGCATCCCAAGTTGTCACTATTGTTCATTACTACCACCTGTTGGACAGCTTCATAATCTTAAAGAACTCATCATATTTGATATTATCCCAGTGAAGACTATTGGCCCTGAATTTTATGGATGTTGTTCTCCTTCATTTCAAAGATTTCCCTCATAA
- the LOC140175786 gene encoding F-box/kelch-repeat protein At3g23880-like, giving the protein MAAQHPTAALLLCEVVMEILSWVPAKPVTRLKLVCKSWNSIISHPHFVKLHLHRSPKNAILLSTRTPPFPNKEEKQSLVLSSVESFIQNPSSTLDAQENRHFLHLQDWVLDSCNGLVCVARILFHPINDICDIWFRLLNPLTGFISENSPCLRVNENNVFGFGYDESSDSYKVVTVIRDSSGSVTAQVYSSGGSSWKTINSFPAFPFSAKENGQFIGGTLNWLGVYNPHGDDYDWAAVTLDMLMIVSFDLKSDTHKQILLPKGIHEIPRQEPTLGVWGNRLYLLHDYNNTHFIAWQMKEFGDENSWTQLLKISFHHLGVETLFPEFIFENGNIFMLRGRHCFEEVFYDRRDNSVKRINNLANNSYFIAFDYVESLVQPC; this is encoded by the coding sequence ATGGCGGCTCAACACCCAACAGCGGCGCTCCTCTTGTGTGAAGTGGTGATGGAGATCCTCTCTTGGGTTCCAGCAAAGCCTGTCACGCGCCTCAAGCTTGTGTGCAAGTCATGGAACTCCATCATCTCCCACCCTCACTTCGTCAAACTTCACCTTCACCGTTCACCCAAAAATGCCATCCTCCTGTCTACGCGAACACCACCTTTCCCCAACAAAGAAGAAAAACAGAGCTTAGTGTTGAGTAGCGTTGAATCTTTCATCCAAAATCCATCATCCACTCTTGATGCTCAAGAGAATCGCCACTTTCTACACTTACAAGACTGGGTTTTGGATTCATGCAACGGGTTGGTTTGTGTGGCTCGTATTCTTTTCCACCCTATCAACGATATTTGCGATATCTGGTTCCGTTTATTGAACCCTCTCACAGGGTTTATTTCAGAGAACTCGCCGTGCTTACGTGTCAATGAGAACAATGTTTTTGGGTTTGGGTATGATGAGTCAAGTGACAGTTACAAGGTAGTGACTGTCATTCGGGATTCTTCTGGATCAGTAACTGCGCAAGTTTATAGTTCCGGTGGCAGTTCTTGGAAGACAATCAACAGTTTCCCGGCTTTTCCGTTTTCAGCTAAAGAAAATGGCCAGTTCATCGGTGGCACTCTTAATTGGTTAGGTGTCTATAACCCGCATGGAGATGATTATGATTGGGCTGCTGTTACACTTGATATGTTAATGATTGTTTCTTTTGACCTGAAATCGGATACACATAAACAGATTCTTCTTCCAAAGGGTATCCATGAGATCCCCCGTCAAGAGCCAACTCTGGGGGTTTGGGGAAATAGGCTGTATCTTCTTCATGATTACAACAACACTCATTTCATTGCATGGCAAATGAAGGAGTTTGGAGATGAAAATTCTTGGACTCAATTGCTAAAGATTAGTTTTCACCATCTCGGTGTTGAAACGCTATTTCCAGAATTTATATTTGAGAATGGAAATATCTTCATGTTGAGAGGCAGGCATTGTTTTGAGGAAGTTTTTTATGACCGAAGAGATAATAGTGTTAAACGCATTAATAACTTGGCCAACAATAGTTACTTCATTGCATTTGATTATGTTGAGAGCTTGGTTCAGCCTTGTTAA
- the LOC112718071 gene encoding F-box/kelch-repeat protein At3g23880-like, with translation MAPKHPTAAVLLCEFVMEILSWIPAKPVTRLKLVCKSWNSFISHPHFAKLHLHRSPKNGILLITRTPPFPEKERKQGIVLSSVESFIQNPSSTLDAQENRRSLHVEDCVVGSCNGLVCVAHSLFHPNNDNFDIWFRLWNPLIGFISGNSPSPCLRVNGHDAFGFGYDESSDSYKVVIASRDYSSGTVTAQVYSFRGSSWKRVNNFPAFPFFAEDNGHFIGGTLNWIGLRNPHGGDYDWDAVTLDMLMIVSFDLKSDTHKQILLPKGIDEIPREEPSLGVSGNSLYLLHDYKNTHFIAWQMKEFGDENSWTQLLKISFDHLGVEMLLLPEFIFENGNIFMFEEVFYDRRDNSVKRVNINNLDFDAFDYVESLVQPC, from the coding sequence ATGGCGCCTAAACACCCAACAGCGGCGGTCCTCTTGTGTGAATTTGTGATGGAGATCCTCTCATGGATTCCTGCAAAGCCTGTCACGCGCCTCAAGCTTGTGTGCAAGTCATGGAACTCCTTCATCTCCCACCCTCACTTCGCCAAACTTCACCTTCACCGATCACCCAAAAATGGCATCCTCCTGATTACGCGAACACCACCTTTCCccgagaaagaaagaaaacagggCATAGTGTTGAGTAGCGTTGAATCTTTCATCCAAAATCCATCATCCACTCTTGATGCTCAAGAGAATCGCCGCTCTCTACACGTAGAAGACTGTGTTGTGGGTTCATGCAACGGGTTAGTTTGTGTGGCCCATAGTCTTTTCCACCCTAACAACGATAATTTCGATATCTGGTTTCGTTTATGGAACCCTCTCATAGGGTTTATTTCAGGGAACTCGCCTTCGCCTTGCTTACGTGTCAATGGGCATGATGCTTTTGGGTTTGGGTATGATGAGTCAAGTGACAGTTACAAGGTAGTGATTGCCAGTCGGGATTATTCTTCTGGAACAGTAACTGCGCAGGTTTATAGCTTCCGTGGCAGTTCTTGGAAGAGGGTCAACAATTTTCCTGCTTTTCCGTTTTTTGCCGAAGATAATGGCCACTTCATCGGTGGCACTCTTAATTGGATAGGTCTCCGTAACCCGCATGGAGGTGATTATGATTGGGATGCTGTTACACTTGATATGTTAATGATTGTTTCTTTTGACCTGAAATCGGATACACATAAACAGATTCTGCTTCCAAAGGGTATCGATGAGATCCCCCGTGAAGAGCCAAGTCTGGGAGTTTCGGGAAACAGCCTGTATCTTCTTCATGATTACAAGAACACTCATTTTATTGCATGGCAAATGAAGGAGTTTGGAGATGAAAATTCTTGGACTCAATTGCTAAAGATTAGTTTTGACCATCTCGGTGTTGAAATGCTATTGCTACCGGAGTTTATATTTGAGAATGGAAATATCTTCATGTTTGAGGAAGTTTTTTATGACCGAAGAGATAATAGTGTTAAACGCGTTAATATCAACAATCTTGACTTCGATGCATTTGATTATGTTGAGAGCTTGGTTCAGCCTTGTTAA
- the LOC112718072 gene encoding F-box/kelch-repeat protein At3g23880-like: protein MAPQHPTAALLLCEVVMEILSWIPAKPVTRLKLVCKSWNSIISHPHFVKLHLHRSPKNAILLSTRTPTFPRDEEKKQGLVLSSVESFIQNPSSTLDAQENRRSLHVEDCVVGSCNGLVCVARFLDPINGIIDIWFHLLNPLTGFISENSPCLRVNVYTAFGFGYDESSDSYKVVTATTRDSSGTVTAHVYSFGGSSWKRANSFPAFPFSFEDNGQFIGGTLNWLGLRNPHGDDYDWADVTLDMLMIVSFDLKSDTNKQILLPKGIDEIPGQKPTLGVWGNRLYLLHDYKNTHFIAWQMKEFGDENSWTQLLKISFHHLGVVKTLFPGFIFEDGNIFMLRGSHLFEEVFYDRRDNSVKRVNFLANNLHFDVFDYVESLVQPC, encoded by the coding sequence ATGGCGCCTCAACACCCAACAGCGGCGCTCCTCTTGTGTGAAGTGGTGATGGAGATCCTCTCTTGGATTCCTGCAAAGCCTGTCACGCGCCTGAAGCTTGTGTGCAAGTCATGGAACTCCATCATCTCCCACCCTCACTTCGTCAAACTTCACCTTCACCGATCACCCAAAAATGCCATCCTCCTGTCTACGCGAACACCAACTTTCCCCCGCGACGAAGAAAAAAAACAGGGCTTAGTGTTGAGTAGCGTTGAATCTTTCATCCAAAATCCATCATCCACTCTTGATGCTCAAGAGAATCGCCGCTCTCTACACGTAGAAGACTGTGTTGTGGGTTCATGCAACGGGTTGGTTTGTGTGGCCCGTTTTCTTGACCCCATCAATGGTATTATCGATATCTGGTTCCATTTATTGAACCCTCTCACAGGGTTTATATCAGAGAACTCGCCGTGCTTACGTGTCAATGTGTATACTGCTTTTGGGTTTGGGTATGATGAGTCAAGTGACAGTTACAAGGTAGTGACTGCTACTACTCGGGATTCTTCCGGAACAGTAACTGCGCACGTTTATAGCTTCGGTGGCAGTTCTTGGAAGAGAGCCAATAGTTTCCCtgcttttccattttcttttgaaGATAATGGCCAATTCATCGGTGGCACTCTTAATTGGCTAGGTCTCCGCAACCCGCATGGAGATGATTATGATTGGGCTGATGTTACACTTGATATGTTAATGATTGTTTCTTTTGACCTGAAATCGGATACAAATAAACAGATTCTGCTTCCAAAGGGTATCGATGAAATCCCCGGTCAAAAGCCAACTCTGGGAGTTTGGGGAAATAGGCTGTATCTTCTTCATGATTACAAGAACACTCATTTTATTGCATGGCAAATGAAGGAGTTTGGAGATGAAAATTCTTGGACTCAATTGCTAAAGATTAGTTTTCACCATCTCGGTGTTGTTAAAACGCTATTTCCAGGATTTATATTTGAGGATGGAAATATCTTCATGTTGAGAGGCAGTCATCTTTTTGAGGAAGTTTTTTATGACCGAAGAGACAATAGTGTTAAACGCGTTAATTTCTTGGCTAACAATCTTCACTTCGATGTATTTGATTATGTTGAGAGCTTGGTTCAGCCTTGTTAA